Proteins found in one Pelmatolapia mariae isolate MD_Pm_ZW linkage group LG7, Pm_UMD_F_2, whole genome shotgun sequence genomic segment:
- the LOC134632138 gene encoding G-protein coupled receptor-associated protein LMBRD2B-like isoform X3 has translation MDSAISHHNKLQTAHTSQDNDPKHTAKVIRNYLQCKEEQEVLEVMVRPPQSSDLNIIECVWDYMKRQKGLRKPVSTENLCLRTRCLDLLGFQQFMEDSEMTSDLMDEGKELNRQAGQ, from the exons ATGGACTCGGCCATCTCCCACCACAACAAGCTGCAGACTGCTCACACCTCT caggacaacgaccccaaacacacagccaaagtCATTAGGAACTATCTTCAgtgtaaagaagaacaagaagtactggaagtgatggtaCGGCCCCCACAGAGCTCTGATCTTAACATCATCGAAtgtgtctgggattacatgaagagacagaaggggTTGAGGAAGCCTGTatccacagaaaatctgtg TTTAAGGACCCGCTGCCTTGATCTTCTGGGCTTCCAGCAGTTTATGGAAGACAGTgaaatgacctctgacctgatgGACGAGGGAAAGGAGCTGAACCGCCAGG CAGGTCAGTAA
- the LOC134632138 gene encoding G-protein coupled receptor-associated protein LMBRD2B-like isoform X4, which translates to MDSAISHHNKLQTAHTSQDNDPKHTAKVIRNYLQCKEEQEVLEVMVRPPQSSDLNIIECVWDYMKRQKGLRKPVSTENLCLRTRCLDLLGFQQFMEDSEMTSDLMDEGKELNRQGQ; encoded by the exons ATGGACTCGGCCATCTCCCACCACAACAAGCTGCAGACTGCTCACACCTCT caggacaacgaccccaaacacacagccaaagtCATTAGGAACTATCTTCAgtgtaaagaagaacaagaagtactggaagtgatggtaCGGCCCCCACAGAGCTCTGATCTTAACATCATCGAAtgtgtctgggattacatgaagagacagaaggggTTGAGGAAGCCTGTatccacagaaaatctgtg TTTAAGGACCCGCTGCCTTGATCTTCTGGGCTTCCAGCAGTTTATGGAAGACAGTgaaatgacctctgacctgatgGACGAGGGAAAGGAGCTGAACCGCCAGG GTCAGTAA
- the LOC134632138 gene encoding G-protein coupled receptor-associated protein LMBRD2B-like isoform X1 yields the protein MDSAISHHNKLQTAHTSQDNDPKHTAKVIRNYLQCKEEQEVLEVMVRPPQSSDLNIIECVWDYMKRQKGLRKPVSTENLCLRTRCLDLLGFQQFMEDSEMTSDLMDEGKELNRQESHLLGEETTVKREVQRSCSSLDILLKIED from the exons ATGGACTCGGCCATCTCCCACCACAACAAGCTGCAGACTGCTCACACCTCT caggacaacgaccccaaacacacagccaaagtCATTAGGAACTATCTTCAgtgtaaagaagaacaagaagtactggaagtgatggtaCGGCCCCCACAGAGCTCTGATCTTAACATCATCGAAtgtgtctgggattacatgaagagacagaaggggTTGAGGAAGCCTGTatccacagaaaatctgtg TTTAAGGACCCGCTGCCTTGATCTTCTGGGCTTCCAGCAGTTTATGGAAGACAGTgaaatgacctctgacctgatgGACGAGGGAAAGGAGCTGAACCGCCAGG AAAGTCATCTGCTGGGAGAAGAAACAACAGTGAAACGGGAAGTACAAAGAAGCTGCTCATCACTGGATATTCTGCTTAAGATTGAAGATTGA
- the LOC134632138 gene encoding G-protein coupled receptor-associated protein LMBRD2B-like isoform X2 has protein sequence MDSAISHHNKLQTAHTSQDNDPKHTAKVIRNYLQCKEEQEVLEVMVRPPQSSDLNIIECVWDYMKRQKGLRKPVSTENLCLRTRCLDLLGFQQFMEDSEMTSDLMDEGKELNRQVICWEKKQQ, from the exons ATGGACTCGGCCATCTCCCACCACAACAAGCTGCAGACTGCTCACACCTCT caggacaacgaccccaaacacacagccaaagtCATTAGGAACTATCTTCAgtgtaaagaagaacaagaagtactggaagtgatggtaCGGCCCCCACAGAGCTCTGATCTTAACATCATCGAAtgtgtctgggattacatgaagagacagaaggggTTGAGGAAGCCTGTatccacagaaaatctgtg TTTAAGGACCCGCTGCCTTGATCTTCTGGGCTTCCAGCAGTTTATGGAAGACAGTgaaatgacctctgacctgatgGACGAGGGAAAGGAGCTGAACCGCCAGG TCATCTGCTGGGAGAAGAAACAACAGTGA